The following proteins are encoded in a genomic region of Vanessa tameamea isolate UH-Manoa-2023 chromosome 4, ilVanTame1 primary haplotype, whole genome shotgun sequence:
- the LOC113394467 gene encoding probable nuclear hormone receptor HR38 isoform X2, protein MRGALLTPSSQHCGLRQFLNTRPSAIEPRSPSAFTSNSSSMLLLQTHSNYGSSLTDLLSPQYQEDSSEILEENLDPFPDVEFHAPIPPEVKSQRTTPVSETPSPTLGPALPSFEETYSVRYPKQEMAEFGLKMDEDCYNVSAYSHQGHASTQLLYQYHQPPLPYVPSPYYAQAQPCSPTFDTGGVTNTQDSYSLPPFPSSVDLHITNDQNRQRRSSLPVQRSESSSSNESPKLHGSRVHCMQASAPSSASSSPGGQPQENTASRAAPPSPSQLCAVCGDTAACQHYGVRTCEGCKGFFKRTVQKGSKYVCLAEKSCPVDKRRRNRCQFCRFQKCLAVGMVKEVVRTDSLKGRRGRLPSKPKCPQESPPSPPISLITALVRAHVDTSPDFANLDYSQYREPNPMEPPISDLEVIQQFYSILTTSIDMIKVFAEKVPGYGDLCPEDREQLFASARLELFVLRLAYRTRPEDTKLTFCNGLVLDKRQCQRSFGDWLHAVLDFSNTLHSMDIDISTFACLCALTLITERHGLKEPHRVEQLQMKIIGCLRAHMPGGGNTNAAGAPHFSRVLGALPELRSLSVQGLQRIFYLKLEDLVPAPPLIENMFRASLPF, encoded by the exons ggcCGAGCGCCATTGAGCCGCGCTCGCCAAGCGCTTTCACGTCAAACTCCTCCAGCATGCTACTGCTGCAAACACAC AGCAACTACGGTTCGTCCTTAACTGATTTACTGTCACCGCAATATCAAGAAGACTCTTCTGAAATTTTAGAAGAAAACTTAGACCCATTTCCCGACGTCGAATTTCATGCACCTATTCCACCAGAAGTTAAATCTCAACGAACAACTCCAGTGAGTGAAACTCCGTCACCTACGCTCGGACCAGCATTACCCAGTTTTGAAGAAACGTATTCAGTTCGCTATCCGAAACAAGAAATGGCGGAATTTGGATTAAAAATGGATGAAGACTGCTACAATGTTAGCGCATATTCCCATCAAGGGCATGCGTCAACTCAGTTGCTATATCAATATCATCAACCACCTTTACCGTATGTGCCATCACCTTACTACGCACAGGCCCAGCCGTGCTCTCCAACATTTGATACTGGCGGAGTTACGAATACTCAAGATTCTTATTCATTGCCACCTTTTCCAAGCTCGGTGGATTTGCACATTACCAATGACCAAAATAGGCAACGAAGGTCATCGTTACCAGTTCAAAGATCAGAATCTAGTAGTTCTAACGAAAGTCCTAAGCTACATGGCAGCAGAGTTCACTGTATGCAGGCTTCAGCACCAAGCTCTGCGTCTAGTTCACCTGGCGGACAGCCACAAGAGAATACTGCGTCACGAGCTGCGCCACCATCACCAAGTCAGCTTTGTGCCGTTTGTGGAGATACGGCTGCATGTCAACATTACGGCGTAAGAACTTGTGAAGGAtgtaaaggattttttaaaagaacTGTACAAAAGGGTTCTAAGTATGTTTGCTTAGCTGAAAAATCTTGTCCAGTTGATAAAAGAAGAAGAAACCGATGTCAATTCTGCAGATTTCAAAAGTGTCTTGCTGTGGGTATGGTTAAAGAAGTAGTCAGAACTGATTCATTAAAAGGAAGACGAGGTAGATTGCCATCTAAGCCGAAATGCCCACAGGAATCCCCTCCAAGTCCGCCAATTTCTTTAATAACTGCCCTAGTCAGAGCCCATGTTGATACGTCCCCTGATTTTGCCAATCTTGATTATTCGCAATATAGGGAACCAAATCCTATGGAACCACCTATTTCAGATTTGGAAGTAATTCAGCAATTTTATTCGATACTGACAACGTCAATTGATATGATTAAAGTTTTTGCTGAGAAAGTACCTGGATATGGCGATCTATGTCCTGAGGACCGCGAACAGTTATTTGCTTCGGCACGACTTGAGTTATTTGTGTTACGCCTTGCATACCGCACTCGTCCTGAAGACACGAAGCTAACTTTCTGCAATGGACTGGTTCTTGATAAAAGACAATGTCAAAGATCTTTTGGAGACTGGTTGCACGCTGTGCTTGATTTTAGTAACACCCTGCATTCGATGGATATCGATATCTCTACCTTCGCCTGTCTGTGTGCACTAACTCTAATAACAG AGAGACATGGCTTAAAGGAGCCTCATCGGGTTGAGCAGCTTCAGATGAAGATAATCGGATGTCTGCGTGCTCATATGCCAGGCGGTGGAAACACGAACGCAGCCGGCGCCCCACACTTCAGTCGTGTTCTTGGAGCTCTGCCCGAGTTACGATCACTTTCCGTACAAGGTCTTCAGCGCATCTTTTATCTGAAGTTAGAGGATTTAGTGCCCGCGCCGCCACTTATTGAGAATATGTTCCGCGCCAGCCTACCTTTCTAG
- the LOC113394467 gene encoding probable nuclear hormone receptor HR38 isoform X1 yields the protein MRILLSELGLSGACLGLTLESRADSLDPDKPAPGPSAIEPRSPSAFTSNSSSMLLLQTHSNYGSSLTDLLSPQYQEDSSEILEENLDPFPDVEFHAPIPPEVKSQRTTPVSETPSPTLGPALPSFEETYSVRYPKQEMAEFGLKMDEDCYNVSAYSHQGHASTQLLYQYHQPPLPYVPSPYYAQAQPCSPTFDTGGVTNTQDSYSLPPFPSSVDLHITNDQNRQRRSSLPVQRSESSSSNESPKLHGSRVHCMQASAPSSASSSPGGQPQENTASRAAPPSPSQLCAVCGDTAACQHYGVRTCEGCKGFFKRTVQKGSKYVCLAEKSCPVDKRRRNRCQFCRFQKCLAVGMVKEVVRTDSLKGRRGRLPSKPKCPQESPPSPPISLITALVRAHVDTSPDFANLDYSQYREPNPMEPPISDLEVIQQFYSILTTSIDMIKVFAEKVPGYGDLCPEDREQLFASARLELFVLRLAYRTRPEDTKLTFCNGLVLDKRQCQRSFGDWLHAVLDFSNTLHSMDIDISTFACLCALTLITERHGLKEPHRVEQLQMKIIGCLRAHMPGGGNTNAAGAPHFSRVLGALPELRSLSVQGLQRIFYLKLEDLVPAPPLIENMFRASLPF from the exons ggcCGAGCGCCATTGAGCCGCGCTCGCCAAGCGCTTTCACGTCAAACTCCTCCAGCATGCTACTGCTGCAAACACAC AGCAACTACGGTTCGTCCTTAACTGATTTACTGTCACCGCAATATCAAGAAGACTCTTCTGAAATTTTAGAAGAAAACTTAGACCCATTTCCCGACGTCGAATTTCATGCACCTATTCCACCAGAAGTTAAATCTCAACGAACAACTCCAGTGAGTGAAACTCCGTCACCTACGCTCGGACCAGCATTACCCAGTTTTGAAGAAACGTATTCAGTTCGCTATCCGAAACAAGAAATGGCGGAATTTGGATTAAAAATGGATGAAGACTGCTACAATGTTAGCGCATATTCCCATCAAGGGCATGCGTCAACTCAGTTGCTATATCAATATCATCAACCACCTTTACCGTATGTGCCATCACCTTACTACGCACAGGCCCAGCCGTGCTCTCCAACATTTGATACTGGCGGAGTTACGAATACTCAAGATTCTTATTCATTGCCACCTTTTCCAAGCTCGGTGGATTTGCACATTACCAATGACCAAAATAGGCAACGAAGGTCATCGTTACCAGTTCAAAGATCAGAATCTAGTAGTTCTAACGAAAGTCCTAAGCTACATGGCAGCAGAGTTCACTGTATGCAGGCTTCAGCACCAAGCTCTGCGTCTAGTTCACCTGGCGGACAGCCACAAGAGAATACTGCGTCACGAGCTGCGCCACCATCACCAAGTCAGCTTTGTGCCGTTTGTGGAGATACGGCTGCATGTCAACATTACGGCGTAAGAACTTGTGAAGGAtgtaaaggattttttaaaagaacTGTACAAAAGGGTTCTAAGTATGTTTGCTTAGCTGAAAAATCTTGTCCAGTTGATAAAAGAAGAAGAAACCGATGTCAATTCTGCAGATTTCAAAAGTGTCTTGCTGTGGGTATGGTTAAAGAAGTAGTCAGAACTGATTCATTAAAAGGAAGACGAGGTAGATTGCCATCTAAGCCGAAATGCCCACAGGAATCCCCTCCAAGTCCGCCAATTTCTTTAATAACTGCCCTAGTCAGAGCCCATGTTGATACGTCCCCTGATTTTGCCAATCTTGATTATTCGCAATATAGGGAACCAAATCCTATGGAACCACCTATTTCAGATTTGGAAGTAATTCAGCAATTTTATTCGATACTGACAACGTCAATTGATATGATTAAAGTTTTTGCTGAGAAAGTACCTGGATATGGCGATCTATGTCCTGAGGACCGCGAACAGTTATTTGCTTCGGCACGACTTGAGTTATTTGTGTTACGCCTTGCATACCGCACTCGTCCTGAAGACACGAAGCTAACTTTCTGCAATGGACTGGTTCTTGATAAAAGACAATGTCAAAGATCTTTTGGAGACTGGTTGCACGCTGTGCTTGATTTTAGTAACACCCTGCATTCGATGGATATCGATATCTCTACCTTCGCCTGTCTGTGTGCACTAACTCTAATAACAG AGAGACATGGCTTAAAGGAGCCTCATCGGGTTGAGCAGCTTCAGATGAAGATAATCGGATGTCTGCGTGCTCATATGCCAGGCGGTGGAAACACGAACGCAGCCGGCGCCCCACACTTCAGTCGTGTTCTTGGAGCTCTGCCCGAGTTACGATCACTTTCCGTACAAGGTCTTCAGCGCATCTTTTATCTGAAGTTAGAGGATTTAGTGCCCGCGCCGCCACTTATTGAGAATATGTTCCGCGCCAGCCTACCTTTCTAG
- the LOC113394362 gene encoding vacuolar protein sorting-associated protein 52 homolog produces MTETTDMTVILDKNLEDLEIQEVLKNGTDLREYALHIDKSIKEAEKNSVADYLKESENIASLHNQIEDCDSILEKMESMLLVFQNDLGSISNEIISLQKRSVNMSVQLSNRQALKGPLSSFIEDMAVSETLIFGINNVPVVDKEFMIQLAILNQKLNFVKEQDFKETKACHDVKDVLEKLKIKAVSKIRTYILEQIYKFRKPMANYQIPQNAMLKYKFFFEFILANERNVAQEICNEYIDTLSKVYYSYFKSYASRLDKLKYEEVPTKDDLMGIEDGSKGGFFQKSNLKNKSTIFTIGNRGDVLAQQLEAPIIVPHVQQKTKYSYEALFRSLQYALVDNSCREYLFTTEFFHVKGSHAQELFDRILGKTLSLLVKNVESYVLECYDCLALFLCIQLINRYRWMCHKRAVAALDSYWDSLLSSLWPRLEFVLKLNIQSVRDCDPAKLSNKEMGPHYITRRYAEFSAAMLSLSEQFPSEELSNLLLVLQDEVHCFLLKMAAEFPQRIQQLIFLINNYDMVLSILMERTRDNTKEAESFREQLQARSSEYVEEILSPHFGGLMQFVKEGEQLQESGKKSELTNLEKKSLSLVASFTSSWKQSLEEIHREVLVSFPNLVTGSGLLQMALTNFVQYYHKFVKLLTPNARTQLVNIHVIMVEIKKYKTNY; encoded by the exons atgactgaaACTACAGACATGACCGTAATCCTAGATAAAAATCTAGAAGATTTAGAAATTCAAGAAGTACTTAAAAATGGAACTGATTTAAGGGAATACGCTTTACATATCGATAAGAGTATAAAAGAAGCAGAAAAAAATTCTGTAGctgattatttaaaagaaagcgAGAATATTGCATCACTTCACAATCAAATTGAAGATTGTGATTCGATTCTGGAAAAAATGGAGAGTATGTTATTAGTTTTTCAG aacgaTTTGGGAAGTAtaagtaatgaaataataagcTTACAGAAACGTTCTGTAAATATGTCTGTTCAACTTTCTAATCGACAAGCTCTTAAAGGTCCACTATCATCATTTATAGAAGATATGGCGGTCTCTGAAACACTTATTTT TGGCATCAACAATGTTCCTGTTGTTGATAAAGAATTTATGATTCAGTTAGCTATTTTAAATCAGaagttaaattttgttaaagaaCAAGACTTTAAAGAAACTAAGGCCTGTCATGATGTGAAAGATGTTttagaaaaactaaaaataaaagcagTATCCAAGATTAGAACCTACATCCTAgaacaaatatataagtttaggAAACCAATGGCCAATTATCAAATACCTCAGAATGCtatgttgaaatataaatttttctttgaatttatattagcaAATGAACGGAATGTAGCACAAGAAATTTGTAACGAATATATTGATACTTTGAGCAAAGTTTACTATTCATATTTCAAATCTTATGCATCCCGGTTAGACAAGTTGAAATATGAAGAAGTACCTACTAAGGATGATTTAATGGGAATTGAAGATGGTTCAAAGGGAGGATTCTTTCAAAAGTCcaacttaaaaaacaaaagtactATATTCACAATTGGCAACAGAGGAGATGTTCTGGCCCAACAGCTAGAGGCCCCAATAATTGTACCTCATGTACAACAAAAAACCAAG TATTCATATGAGGCATTGTTTAGAAGTCTACAATATGCTCTAGTAGACAACAGTTGCAGAGAGTATTTGTTTACTACAGAATTCTTTCATGTTAAAGGAAGCCATGCGCAGGAGTTATTTGACAGAATACTTGGAAAAACACTTTCTTTGCTTGta aaAAATGTCGAAAGCTATGTTCTAGAATGCTATGATTGTCTTGCACTGTTCCTGTGTATACAACTCATAAACAGATATCGCTGGATGTGCCACAAAAGAGCAGTGGCAGCATTGGACAG TTACTGGGattcattattatcatcattGTGGCCGAGATtggaatttgtattaaaattaaatatccaaaGTGTTAGAGATTGTGACCCAGCCAAATTATCCAACAAAGAAATGGGACCACATTAT ATCACACGGAGGTATGCAGAATTTTCAGCAGCAATGCTTAGCTTGAGCGAACAGTTTCCTTCTGAGGAGCTCAGCAATTTACTTTTGGTTTTGCAAGATGAAGTCCATTGCTTCTTACTGAAAATGGCAGCTGAATTTCCACAACGTATACAACAACTGATAttcctaattaataattacgacATGGTCTTAAGCATATTAATGGAAAGAACAAGGGATAATACAAAAGAAGCTGAAAGTTTTAGAGAACAATTACAAGCCAGAAGTTCTGAGTATGTTGAAGAAATACTTAGTCCACATTTTGGAGGTCTCATGCAGTTTGTTAAAGAAGGCGAACAGTTACAGGAAAGCGGTAAAAAAAGTGAACTGACAAATTTAGAAAAGAAGTCTTTATCACTAGTCGCTTCTTTCACATCAAGTTGGAAACAAAGTCTTGAAGAGATACACAGAGAAGTACTCGTATCATTCCCAAACCTCGTAACTGGGTCAGGTTTACTACAAATGGCTCTCACTAACTTTGTACAGTATTATCATAAGTTCGTTAAACTATTAACGCCTAATGCTCGAACTCAACTTGTCAATATACATGTTATTATGGTAGAAATTAAGAAATACAAGACAAATTATtaa
- the LOC113394539 gene encoding uncharacterized protein LOC113394539, with product MGSTYEDTVLDFDLNFLQQSPNIVNDCRIDKQRKAILIAKKKTVATDSLIKKYFAKKEQLEQTEIVLLTAKEECKQVCIDYKESLEKCTQFEKDVQSLQNLNKELQLNCEMTQNQVEAIRSHSHQLQVLVKEHETVIEALKIENQLEKNNVKDYEKNLLNLKKENETLLNDLCLVRDIVLGKKKLNKHYKLVLQKYDKARRKCNVDNSASESSSDETELFDSSPSSPLFSPFGVTTEDKNKESDLKPNESVTCSKKESTRINKDYDSDCSNERVSEDTGRGSSLAFSDGEKCFNSPDYFSNDSPLATECNKIKERRVFVDACISPITISEVVHIATSPLLFDDKDLLSDNNTITPIEKDSNGAEYFITDIPLSSEIVTIKEKKSVVDIGTSTDIKMNNVSTSPILFQEFDLVHKKLTHSATSPIKNIQNCSSIIIEPDVSALLSCDNVVNNVIDSLPSVEIRHTIIQNLSSQCELEISDKSLEEKRCLERNNSNNICSENSNDSEIEMILNSMRLTEKLITPIPKTPVKISKKEGKKIISPVKEQLNLPNKHIVCPESLKLREENRVLQTSISDLSKEIINIKCILKKQHLMPETPKKNISDINKCQIINSELFDDSSQEVIFIHLNGEKNSDDNDEINDDCFSNSSINMEISISPPTVENSVNHGPVIQSIEVFPAGSKVRNEISSPTSLELHKSSERKKETTFDSVSLVDNRKVIEDNLRIESEVEVTLACDSNEELLVNDSKYKNIKHKKLSRLERFRKKLLPKSKIKRINVPIRKLHTKSKVIPVTKSNTMDADLLVNNKSAYEKAIRVMKELKQKKGNDEKQGAINKNIKNIGKDKINSEQKESNNNRNDSIEKYISTNISPVEIKQPVICLSPIRFTNTKDKDKQQKIKVTSPGKSKDILLSMDSSPTTNFINTRSRTKSIQDSITCIQVNGGTCKYNESQLEVFKEFTNNCTRPVDSKKRLKRAASDNPPVECKRILRSQNVREMFMDQANAKEDYLPTSNNILNTSNSSPHKKRLSEEGNENWNISNKDTSKSLKFTDCNINTNIEQNIDVICPIIHPKESILCKMLEKFGKEKIKYSAKKIPDDVSNMICKKLEEDIAKIIELPIDKTKSAMTKLVDEIRHSWKMKKILSGFMKYLKDPARKRELFNKVTSPPAPPMTKSEQVLLFVVRQLEISSPNTVSMILTHIEFSLFQLNKSPEFDVIESLAHFYALLCRYFGFKNRLRQFLLDAMYCLQFKVVPLIKQCLDVWMHILPLAHMGIAKSPLVTCLVYLLHFYKCEDKFNRIQDIRFILNKKYFYQVTDWNETKILEMFRNSIKELRDIKVEKKMLRMAFIILAKRQGPKWCQKNIVKNMLLPMIEKEDIPMRIRQFSVELLGPLLKPYPSDMKVHCEIVVNQLLDMLEQEIPDSMKEAIFTSLIYMNKHNQNRVTQSLLSWSPKGVSPEFEGLMRDFVREKPLKVWKGILSRTVL from the exons atgggTTCTACGTATGAAGACACAGTGCTAGATTTTGACCTAAATTTTCTACAGCAATCACCAAATATAGTG AATGATTGCAGAATAGATAAGCAGAGAAAAGCAATACTAATAGCAAAAAAGAAAACAGTTGCTACAGA CTCAttgattaaaaagtattttgccAAAAAAGAACAATTGGAACAGACAGAAATAGTGTTGTTGACGGCAAAAGAAGAGTGTAAGCAAGTGTGCATAGATTATAAAGAGAGCTTAGAAAAATGTACACAATTCGAGAAG gaTGTACAATCACTTCAAAACCTGAATAAAGAATTGCAGCTAAATTGTGAAATGACACAAAACCAGGTTGAAGCGATCAGATCACACTCACACCAACTACAg GTACTGGTTAAAGAACATGAAACAGTTATTGAGGCCTTAAAAATTGAAAACCAATTAGAAAAGAATAATGTCAAAGATTATGAAAAaaaccttttgaatctaaaaaaagaaaatgaaacaCTTCTCAATGATCTATGTCTGGTTCGGGATATAGTATTGGGTAAAA aaaaattaaataagcattATAAATTAGTCTTACAAAAGTATGATAAGGCCAGAAGAAAGTGCAATGTAGATAATTCTGCTTCAGAAAGTAGTAGTGATGAAACAGAATTGTTTGATAGTTCACCATCTTCTCCATTGTTTAGTCCGTTTGGAGTGACTACTGAGGATAAAAATAAAGAG AGTGACCTCAAGCCAAATGAGAGTGTTACTTGTAGTAAAAAAg aatcaacaagaataaataaagattatgacTCAGATTGCAGTAATGAAAGAGTCAGTGAAGACACCGGTCGAGGTTCTTCTTTGGCATTTTCTGATGGGGAGAAATGCTTCAATAGTCCTGACTATTTCAGTAATGATAGTCCACTTGCGAcagaatgtaataaaattaaggaaaGAAGGGTTTTTGTGGATGCCTGTATCAGTCCAATCACAATTTCTGAGGTAGTACATATTGCAACTAGTCCCCTATTGTTCGATGATAAAGATCTACTTagtgataataatacaattacacCCATTGAAAAAGATTCTAATGGTgccgaatattttattactgataTTCCACTGAGCTCagaaattgttacaattaaagAAAAGAAGAGTGTGGTTGATATTGGAACAAGTACAGATATTAAAATGAACAATGTATCAACAAGTCCTATATTATTCCAAGAATTCGATTTAGTTCATAAAAAGTTAACACATTCTGCAACAtcaccaattaaaaatattcaaaattgtaGTAGTATAATTATTGAACCAGATGTGAGTGCATTGCTCTCATGTGATAATGTGGTAAATAATGTGATCGATTCATTGCCAAGTGTTGAAATAAGACATACAATTATTCAAAACTTGTCGAGTCAATGTGAACTTGAAATTAGTGACAAATCATTGGAAGAAAAAAGATGTTTGGAAAGAAATAACAGTAATAACATATGTAGTGAAAACAGTAATGATTCTgaaattgaaatgattttaaattcaatgcGCTTAactgaaaaattaattacaccTATTCCAAAGACTCctgtaaaaataagtaaaaaagagggtaagaaaataatatcaccTGTTAAAGAACAACTTAATTTACCCAATAAACACATAGTTTGTCCAGAATCTTTAAAATTGAGAGAAGAAAACAGAGTTCTTCAAACAAGTATATCGGACTTATCAAaagagataataaatataaaatgtatattaaaaaaacagcacTTGATGCCTGAAAcacccaaaaaaaatatatctgatataaATAAGTGTCAGATCATAAATTCAGAGCTGTTTGATGATTCTAGTCaagaagtaatatttatacaccTCAATGGTGAAAAAAATagtgatgataatgatgaaattAATGATGATTGTTTCTCAAATAGTTCTATAAATATGGAAATTTCAATATCCCCACCTACTGTAGAAAATAGTGTGAATCATGGACCAGTGATACAGAGTATAGAAGTTTTTCCTGCAGGGTCTAAAGTAAGAAATGAAATAAGCTCACCCACTTCATTGGAACTTCACAAATCTtcagaaagaaagaaagaaacaaCTTTTGATAGTGTTTCTTTAGTAGATAACAGAAAAGTAATTGAAGATAATTTGAGAATCGAAAGTGAAGTTGAGGTAACTTTAGCATGTGACAGCAACGAAGAACTATTAGTAaatgatagtaaatataaaaatattaaacataaaaaattaagtaggcTTGAAAGGTTCAGAAAAAAACTTTTacctaaaagtaaaattaaaagaataaatgttCCTATAAGAAAGTTACATACTAAGTCTAAAGTAATACCTGTAACAAAAAGTAATACCATGGATGCTGATTTATTAGTGAATAACAAATCAGCATATGAAAAGGCAATCAGAGTTATGAAAgaattaaagcaaaaaaaagGCAATGATGAAAAACAAggtgctataaataaaaacattaagaacataggtaaagataaaattaattctgaACAAAAAGAGTCTAATAATAATAGGAATgattcaattgaaaaatatatatcaacaaatataAGTCCTGTTGAAATTAAACAACCAGTTATTTGTCTATCTCCAATAAGATTTACCAACACAAAAGACAAAGACAAACAACAGAAAATAAAAGTGACTAGTCCAGGAAAGTCAAAGGATATTCTTTTAAGTATGGATTCATCACCAACAACAAACTTTATCAATACTAGGAGTCGTACTAAGTCCATTCAAGATTCTATAACATGTATACAAGTTAACGGTGGCACTTGTAAATATAATGAGTCACAATTAGAAGTATTTAAAGAATTCACAAACAATTGTACAAGACCAGTAGACAGCAAGAAACGATTGAAGCGTGCTGCATCTGATAATCCTCCAGTAGAATGTAAAAGAATTTTACGTAGTCAAAATGTGAGAGAGATGTTCATGGATCAGGCGAATGCCAAAGAAGATTATTTACCCAccagtaacaatattttaaacacatcaAACAGTTCACCACACAAGAAACGGTTGAGTGAGGAAGGAAATGAGAACTGGAACATCTCTAATAAAGATACCAGTAAATCTCTTAAATTTACAGATTGCAATATTAATACCaatatagaacaaaatattGATGTAATATGTCCAATAATTCATCCAAAAGAAAGTATTCTCTGCAAGATGTTAGAAAAATTtggtaaagaaaaaattaaatattctgctAAAAAAATTCCTG ATGATGTTTCAAATATGATATGTAAGAAATTAGAAGAAGATATTGCAAAAATCATTGAATTACCAATAGATAAAACTAAATCTGCTATGACTAAGCTAGTGGATGAGATACGACATAGTTGGAAGATGAAAAAAATCTTGTCTGGATTTATGAAGTACTTAAAAGATCCTGCACGAAAACGGGAGTTGTTTAACAAAGTTACCTCTCCTCCTGCACCACCTATGACTAAATCAGAACAAGTTCTTTTATTTGTAGTGAGACAGTTAGAAATATCATCACCTAATACAGTCAGCATGATCCTAACTCACATAGAATTTTCACTTTTCCAATTAAATAAGAGTCCAGAATTTGATGTCATTGAAAGTTTGGCGCATTTCTATGCCTTGCTATGTCGATACTTCGGTTTCAAAAATCGTTTACGACAGTTCTTGTTGGATGCCATGTATTGTCTACAATTTAAAGTAGTTCCACTTATTAAGCAATGCTTGGATGTGTGGATGCATATTTTACCTTTAGCACATATGGGAATTG caAAAAGTCCTTTGGTTACCTGCTTAGTCTATCTGTTACacttttataaatgtgaagATAAATTTAACAGAATACAGGACATaagatttatattgaataaaaaatatttttaccaagtAACAGATTGGaacgaaacaaaaattttagaaatgtttAGAAACTCTATTAAGGAATTAAGGG atataaaagtcgagaaaaaaatgttacgaaTGGCTTTTATAATTCTCGCTAAACGTCAAGGACCAAAATGGTGTCAGAagaatatagtaaaaaatatgttattaccTATGATTGAGAAAGAAGATATACCAATGAGAATAAGACAGTTTTCTGTGGAACTGCTGGGACCTTTGCTCAAGCCATATCCCAGTGATATGAAAGTACATTGTGAAATTGTAGTTAATCAGTTACTTGATATGTTAGAACAGGAAA TTCCAGATAGTATGAAGGAAGCAATATTCACGAGTTTAATTTACATGAATAAACACAATCAAAATCGTGTTACCCAATCACTACTTTCGTGGTCGCCGAAAGGCGTGTCACCGGAATTTGAAGGACTTATGAGAGATTTTGTTCGAGAGAAACCACTTAAAGTATGGAAAGGTATCCTATCGCGAacggttttgtaa